The Streptomyces phaeolivaceus genome has a window encoding:
- a CDS encoding HGxxPAAW family protein has protein sequence MSLYDEGHTVAGWTGTAIGTVGSTALGLGICGWTPGFVLGTALCVLALLATWGLHLSGWGKAPGPRPREQWRLRARDRSAPGGHVDCLGCRLAGRSRTPAPLPATVPGPAAPVEGAGAAPAAVPAGDQAP, from the coding sequence ATGAGTCTCTACGACGAGGGCCACACCGTCGCCGGCTGGACCGGCACCGCCATCGGCACCGTCGGGTCCACGGCGCTGGGACTGGGCATCTGCGGCTGGACCCCGGGGTTCGTCCTGGGCACCGCCCTCTGCGTGCTGGCGCTCCTGGCCACCTGGGGTCTGCACCTCAGCGGCTGGGGCAAGGCGCCGGGCCCCCGCCCCCGGGAGCAGTGGCGCCTCAGGGCCCGTGACCGCTCCGCCCCCGGCGGCCACGTCGACTGCCTCGGCTGCCGTCTGGCCGGCCGCAGCCGCACCCCGGCCCCGCTGCCGGCGACCGTCCCCGGCCCGGCCGCCCCCGTCGAAGGCGCCGGCGCCGCGCCCGCCGCGGTCCCGGCGGGCGACCAGGCGCCCTGA
- a CDS encoding LacI family DNA-binding transcriptional regulator, with amino-acid sequence MTVNENGRRNSADSGGVRRRRSSATGGERPSTIRDVAARAGVSVATVSRTLAGNYPVSTETRARVMAAVESLHYVVNVHAKALSGRVAGPVALVIKDITGPSLAHVAAGVEQEAADRGRLSLVCATHDDSTREDDLVQLMREQHAAAVLLVGGAPQDEAYRRRMAEYATALDAAGSRLVLVGRPPLPGDLPVTVVQYDNRGGAFQATDHLLTAGHRRVLFLGGVPGLSTSDQRRDGFLHALRAHGVTPAEELELPGPYTRVSGYQRTREALAAGLDFTAVFAGTDMVATGALAALREAGLDVPGDVSLVGFDDVPFAADLSPALTTVRVPYEDLGRTAVRLALEREERLGGDDHVVLSTQLVIRQSVRTLS; translated from the coding sequence GTGACGGTCAATGAAAACGGTCGCCGGAACAGCGCCGATTCCGGCGGGGTCAGGCGTCGGCGGAGCAGCGCCACGGGCGGCGAGCGGCCCAGCACGATTCGGGATGTCGCCGCACGGGCCGGCGTGTCCGTAGCAACCGTTTCCCGCACACTGGCCGGCAACTACCCGGTGTCCACGGAGACCAGGGCCCGGGTCATGGCGGCGGTCGAGTCCCTGCACTATGTGGTGAACGTGCACGCCAAGGCGCTCTCCGGCCGGGTCGCCGGCCCCGTCGCCCTGGTCATCAAGGACATCACGGGCCCCTCCCTCGCCCATGTCGCGGCGGGGGTGGAGCAGGAGGCCGCCGACCGGGGCCGGCTGAGCCTGGTGTGCGCCACGCACGACGACTCGACCCGCGAGGACGATCTGGTCCAGCTGATGCGCGAGCAGCACGCGGCGGCGGTCCTCCTCGTGGGCGGGGCCCCGCAGGACGAGGCGTACCGGCGGCGGATGGCCGAGTACGCCACGGCGCTGGACGCGGCGGGCTCCCGGCTGGTGCTGGTGGGCCGCCCGCCGCTGCCCGGTGATCTGCCGGTGACGGTGGTGCAGTACGACAACCGGGGCGGCGCCTTCCAGGCCACCGACCATCTGCTGACCGCCGGGCACCGGCGCGTCCTCTTCCTGGGCGGGGTCCCCGGTCTCAGCACCTCCGACCAGCGCCGGGACGGCTTCCTGCACGCCCTGCGCGCCCACGGGGTCACGCCCGCCGAGGAGTTGGAGCTGCCGGGTCCGTACACCCGCGTCTCGGGGTACCAGCGCACGCGGGAGGCGCTGGCCGCCGGCCTGGACTTCACGGCGGTCTTCGCGGGCACCGACATGGTCGCCACGGGGGCGCTCGCCGCGCTGCGCGAGGCCGGTCTCGACGTCCCCGGTGACGTCTCCCTCGTCGGCTTCGACGACGTCCCCTTCGCCGCCGACCTCTCCCCCGCGCTCACCACGGTCCGGGTGCCGTACGAGGATCTGGGGCGTACGGCGGTCCGGTTGGCGCTGGAGCGCGAGGAGCGCCTCGGGGGCGACGACCATGTGGTGCTGAGCACCCAGTTGGTGATCCGCCAGTCGGTACGCACGCTTTCGTGA
- a CDS encoding galactose-binding domain-containing protein gives MVLALFLTAMGMLLSPSSSSAATGDWWLPTNRPSPDSQINVTGEPFKGTTATGDVRGFVDAHNHLFSNEAFGGRLICGKVFSTSGIADALKDCPEHYPDGSLALFDYITHGGDGKHDPVGYPTFKDWPAYDSMTHQANYYAWIERAWRGGQRVLVNDLVTNGMICSIYPFKDRSCDEMTSIRLQAKLSYDLQDYIDAQYGGTGKGWFRIVTDSAQAREVIAAGKLAVVLGVETSEPFGCKQILDIPQCSKEDIDEGLDELYDLGVRSMFLCHKFDNALCGVRFDEHGLGTAINVGQFLSTGTFWQTETCKGPQKDNPIGDASTEAEEDLPAGTEVPEYDADAQCNVRGLTELGEYAVQGMMQRKMMLEIDHMSVKATGQVLDIFEAASYPGVLSSHSWMDLNWTERVYSLGGFVAQYMHGSEEFSEEAERTDALRTKYNVGYGYGTDFNGIGDHPAPRGADTANPVTYPFKTADGGSTVDKQTTGTRTWNYNTDGAAHVGMIPDWIEDIRLVGGQGVVDDLFKGAESYLDTWGSSEAHQAGVNLAKGRTATASSSESNPVTSYQPGRAVDGDGGTRWASDWSDSQWWRVDLGSSRTVKKVTLDWERAYGKAYQIDVSTDGTTWKTVWSTTAGDGGLDTAKFSAVTARYVRMLGTDRGTDWGYSLYEVGVHSG, from the coding sequence ATGGTGCTGGCGCTGTTCCTCACCGCGATGGGCATGCTGCTCAGCCCGTCGTCCAGTTCGGCCGCGACCGGCGACTGGTGGCTGCCCACCAACCGGCCGTCGCCCGACTCGCAGATCAACGTCACGGGCGAGCCGTTCAAGGGGACCACCGCGACCGGTGATGTGCGCGGCTTCGTCGACGCGCACAACCACCTGTTCTCCAACGAGGCGTTCGGCGGCCGGCTGATCTGCGGCAAGGTGTTCTCGACGTCCGGCATCGCGGACGCGCTGAAGGACTGTCCGGAGCACTACCCGGACGGCTCCCTGGCGCTCTTCGACTACATCACCCACGGCGGCGACGGCAAGCACGACCCGGTCGGCTACCCGACGTTCAAGGACTGGCCGGCGTACGACTCGATGACGCACCAGGCCAACTACTACGCCTGGATCGAGCGCGCCTGGCGCGGCGGTCAGCGGGTGCTGGTCAACGACCTGGTCACCAACGGGATGATCTGCTCGATCTACCCGTTCAAGGACCGCAGTTGTGACGAGATGACCTCGATCCGGCTTCAGGCGAAGCTGAGTTACGACCTCCAGGACTACATCGACGCGCAGTACGGCGGCACCGGCAAGGGCTGGTTCCGGATCGTCACCGACAGCGCGCAGGCCCGTGAGGTGATCGCGGCGGGCAAGCTCGCCGTCGTCCTGGGTGTGGAGACCTCCGAGCCGTTCGGCTGCAAGCAGATCCTCGACATCCCGCAGTGCAGCAAGGAGGACATCGACGAGGGCCTCGACGAGCTGTACGACCTGGGTGTGCGCAGCATGTTCCTGTGCCACAAGTTCGACAACGCGCTGTGCGGCGTCCGCTTCGACGAGCACGGTCTCGGTACGGCGATCAACGTCGGCCAGTTCCTGTCGACCGGCACGTTCTGGCAGACCGAGACGTGCAAGGGCCCGCAGAAGGACAACCCGATCGGTGACGCCTCGACGGAGGCCGAGGAGGATCTGCCGGCGGGCACCGAGGTGCCGGAGTACGACGCGGACGCCCAGTGCAATGTGCGCGGACTGACCGAGCTGGGTGAGTACGCCGTGCAGGGCATGATGCAGCGCAAGATGATGCTGGAGATCGACCACATGAGCGTCAAGGCCACCGGTCAGGTCCTCGACATCTTCGAGGCCGCGTCCTACCCGGGCGTGCTGTCCTCGCACAGCTGGATGGACCTGAACTGGACCGAGCGGGTCTACTCCCTCGGCGGTTTCGTCGCCCAGTACATGCACGGCTCCGAGGAGTTCAGCGAGGAGGCCGAGCGCACCGACGCCCTGCGGACCAAGTACAACGTGGGCTACGGCTACGGCACCGACTTCAACGGCATCGGCGACCACCCCGCCCCGCGCGGCGCCGACACCGCGAACCCGGTGACGTACCCCTTCAAGACCGCCGACGGCGGCTCCACCGTCGACAAGCAGACCACCGGCACCCGCACCTGGAACTACAACACCGACGGCGCCGCCCATGTCGGCATGATCCCGGACTGGATCGAGGACATCCGGCTGGTCGGCGGCCAGGGCGTCGTGGACGACCTCTTCAAGGGCGCCGAGTCCTACCTCGACACCTGGGGCTCCTCCGAGGCCCACCAGGCCGGCGTGAACCTCGCCAAGGGCAGGACGGCGACGGCCAGTTCGTCCGAGTCGAACCCCGTCACCAGCTATCAGCCCGGCCGGGCCGTGGACGGTGACGGCGGCACCCGCTGGGCGAGCGACTGGAGCGACTCCCAGTGGTGGAGGGTGGACCTCGGCTCCTCGCGCACCGTCAAGAAGGTCACCCTCGACTGGGAGCGGGCCTACGGCAAGGCGTACCAGATCGACGTCTCCACCGACGGCACGACCTGGAAGACCGTGTGGTCCACCACCGCGGGCGACGGCGGTCTGGACACGGCCAAGTTCTCGGCCGTGACGGCGAGATATGTTCGGATGCTGGGGACCGACCGCGGCACTGACTGGGGTTACTCCCTCTACGAGGTCGGCGTCCACAGCGGCTGA
- a CDS encoding TetR/AcrR family transcriptional regulator, with protein MARLPSAERRRQLTEAAIRAMTRDGVPRTTTRSIAAEAGVSLSVFHYCFESKQELLESVITTITGHYVTLVREAIRPRETLRETVRAGFQAYWDHVSAHPGEHMLTYELTQYALREPGFEHLARRQYEMYCVTYADLIERLRHSMGFELTVPVPVLARYLAAMTDGLTLNYLVLGSDTTWTDILDTITDHVAGLVREEVRP; from the coding sequence ATGGCACGCCTGCCGTCGGCCGAACGACGCAGACAGCTCACCGAGGCCGCGATCCGCGCGATGACCCGGGACGGCGTCCCCAGGACGACGACCCGGTCCATCGCGGCCGAGGCGGGCGTGTCACTGAGCGTCTTCCACTACTGCTTCGAGTCGAAGCAGGAACTGCTGGAATCCGTCATCACCACCATCACCGGTCACTATGTGACGCTGGTACGGGAGGCGATCCGGCCCCGGGAGACGCTCAGGGAGACCGTCCGGGCCGGTTTCCAGGCGTACTGGGACCATGTCTCCGCCCACCCGGGCGAACACATGCTCACCTACGAACTGACCCAGTACGCCCTGCGCGAGCCCGGCTTCGAGCATCTGGCGCGGCGCCAGTACGAGATGTACTGCGTCACCTACGCCGACCTCATCGAGCGGCTACGGCACTCGATGGGCTTCGAACTGACCGTCCCCGTCCCGGTCCTGGCCCGCTACCTCGCCGCCATGACCGACGGCCTCACCCTCAACTACCTGGTCCTCGGCTCCGACACGACCTGGACGGACATCCTCGACACGATCACCGACCACGTGGCCGGGCTGGTGCGCGAGGAGGTCCGTCCGTAG
- a CDS encoding GTP-binding protein — MAGSDPTPQGISAPDTVKILIAGGFGVGKTTMVGSVSEIVPLRTEEPLTTAGLDVDDLDGIPEKKSTTVALDFGRISIGQDLVLYLFGTPGQQRFWFMWNDLAIGALGAVVLVDVRRPESSFAAIDFFERRKIPFVIGVNGFHGEHPYEPDDIRDSLALPENTPVILFDARERTSSRDVLIALLDQLIAASAR, encoded by the coding sequence TTGGCCGGCTCTGACCCCACCCCCCAGGGGATTTCGGCTCCCGACACGGTGAAGATCCTCATCGCCGGTGGATTCGGCGTGGGAAAGACGACCATGGTCGGGTCGGTCAGCGAGATCGTCCCGCTGCGTACCGAGGAACCCCTCACCACCGCCGGTCTGGACGTCGACGACCTCGACGGCATTCCGGAGAAGAAGTCCACCACGGTGGCCCTGGACTTCGGCCGGATCAGCATCGGCCAGGACCTCGTGCTCTATCTGTTCGGCACGCCCGGACAGCAGCGGTTCTGGTTCATGTGGAACGACCTCGCGATCGGCGCCCTCGGCGCCGTCGTCCTCGTCGACGTCCGCCGCCCCGAGTCCAGCTTCGCCGCGATCGACTTCTTCGAACGCCGCAAGATCCCGTTCGTCATCGGCGTCAACGGCTTCCACGGCGAACACCCCTACGAGCCCGACGACATCCGCGACTCCCTGGCCCTCCCCGAGAACACCCCCGTGATCCTCTTCGACGCCCGCGAACGCACCTCGTCCCGCGACGTCCTGATCGCCCTCCTGGACCAGTTGATCGCGGCGTCGGCCCGCTGA
- a CDS encoding DUF742 domain-containing protein has protein sequence MNGGDAAGRLVRPFTLTGGRTRPARGDFTLITMVTAVDPQPAGGTRPQPEHARILKLCAEPIVVAELSTGLDLPVSVVAIMLCDLLEAGRISVRQPRLISRTPDLDLLKKVRDGLGRL, from the coding sequence GTGAACGGAGGCGACGCGGCGGGCCGCCTGGTTCGCCCGTTCACCCTGACGGGCGGCCGGACCCGGCCCGCCCGTGGCGACTTCACCCTCATCACCATGGTGACCGCCGTGGACCCGCAGCCGGCCGGGGGCACCCGGCCGCAGCCGGAGCACGCGCGGATCCTCAAGCTGTGCGCCGAGCCGATCGTGGTGGCGGAACTGTCCACCGGTCTCGACCTGCCGGTCAGCGTGGTCGCCATCATGCTCTGCGACCTGCTGGAAGCGGGCCGGATCAGCGTGCGCCAGCCACGTCTGATCTCCCGCACCCCCGACCTGGACCTGCTGAAGAAAGTGAGGGACGGCCTTGGCCGGCTCTGA
- a CDS encoding roadblock/LC7 domain-containing protein, translating to MTRPIPATHSQLDQLLTGLVDRVAEVDHAVVLSEDGLVVSKSTAFLRDDAERLAATASGLMSLSKGVSMDFRGGPVRQLLIEMGNAFLILTNAGPGANLAVLTRQGADVGVVAYQMNMLVKKIGEHLSAAPRAGVVAADSGE from the coding sequence ATGACACGCCCCATCCCCGCCACGCACAGTCAGCTCGACCAGCTGCTCACCGGACTGGTGGACCGGGTCGCCGAGGTCGACCACGCCGTCGTGCTCTCCGAGGACGGACTGGTCGTCAGCAAATCCACCGCGTTCCTGCGCGACGACGCCGAGCGGCTCGCGGCGACCGCGTCCGGGCTGATGAGCCTCAGCAAGGGCGTCAGCATGGACTTCCGCGGTGGCCCCGTCCGCCAGCTGCTCATCGAGATGGGCAACGCCTTCCTGATCCTCACCAACGCCGGACCCGGCGCCAACCTCGCCGTGCTGACCCGGCAGGGCGCGGACGTCGGCGTGGTCGCCTACCAGATGAACATGCTGGTGAAGAAGATCGGCGAGCACCTCAGCGCGGCCCCACGCGCCGGTGTCGTCGCGGCCGACAGCGGCGAGTGA
- a CDS encoding nitrate- and nitrite sensing domain-containing protein: MPPRTGARRRLGSIRLSLILLALIPSVTLAVSWGVTTTQMFSEGLRLRTQTGLSKSTGAMGTEATLALQRERALSAAYMAAPGSSMDALEQQRRETDKAVAKLDRRASEIEDAPARIGDQLYAVMGASNSLEYYRDQVDTPTDITPEQILDHYSEIIDGQIHAFQALSQVDDGDLTSQAGPLVTLAQAAELVSKEDALLTLNWPSGRLDEPTSERFAQIVSARRWLVDNQLVPSLDGEVKIQVERIIQGADWQGLQAVEDEVLAARATGSGAARKTELPDAQARWDASMTKLSAQYEQLIRTQTKALLDRSGEEARELLITAGSLSTGGLAALLLCVVMSWRITRSLSRRLTGLRTATLSLAEHRLPDIVARLDRGEKIDVDEAAAPLDYGTDELGQVAKAFNAAQRTAVHTAVELADTRRGFQRVILGIARQSQNLVNLQLTKLDKLERQHQDPEILKGLYELDSTASQLRRYEENLVIISGERPGRSWTEPVALIDILRSAVGEVAEYQRVEVHADDDVWIAPPAVADVIHLLAELIDNATSYSPAPSPVSVRAATVAKGLALEVEDRGLGMSEEDYAAFNSQLAVPPQFDVVALADDLRLGMFVIARLANRHGITVTLRASPYGGTTAIVLIPDEIVVRDAPDPDEDVTDTAEPPSRTSLVAARVAAAAEPEPEPVRPEPGRVPEERPVAHARTADAVKDANGSRPTADRKPRPGKKGGLVPLPRRIPQTSLSAELKEESEPCLDGDADDFTAERAASSLAGFQRGTLQARDDDAEPEYASGEESASEDPGDRIPASGT; the protein is encoded by the coding sequence ATGCCCCCACGGACCGGCGCCCGGCGCCGTCTCGGCTCCATACGTCTCTCGCTGATCCTCCTGGCTCTGATCCCCAGCGTCACGCTGGCCGTGAGTTGGGGTGTGACGACGACCCAGATGTTCTCGGAGGGACTGCGGCTGCGGACACAGACCGGACTCAGCAAGTCCACCGGCGCGATGGGAACCGAAGCCACGCTCGCCCTGCAGCGCGAGCGGGCGCTGTCCGCCGCCTACATGGCGGCCCCCGGCAGCTCCATGGACGCTCTGGAGCAGCAGCGCAGGGAGACCGACAAGGCGGTCGCCAAACTGGACCGCCGCGCGAGCGAGATCGAGGACGCCCCCGCCCGCATCGGCGACCAGCTGTACGCGGTCATGGGCGCGTCGAACAGCCTGGAGTACTACCGCGACCAGGTGGACACCCCCACCGACATCACGCCCGAGCAGATCCTGGACCACTACAGCGAGATCATCGACGGCCAGATCCACGCCTTCCAGGCGCTCTCCCAGGTCGACGACGGCGACCTCACCTCGCAGGCCGGCCCGCTCGTCACCCTCGCGCAGGCCGCCGAACTGGTCTCCAAGGAGGACGCGCTCCTCACCCTCAACTGGCCCTCGGGCCGCCTCGACGAGCCGACCAGCGAGCGCTTCGCCCAGATCGTCAGCGCCCGCCGCTGGCTCGTCGACAACCAGCTCGTCCCCTCGCTCGACGGCGAGGTGAAGATCCAGGTCGAGCGGATCATCCAGGGCGCGGACTGGCAGGGGCTCCAGGCTGTCGAGGACGAGGTCCTCGCGGCCCGCGCCACGGGCTCCGGGGCCGCGCGGAAGACCGAACTGCCCGACGCCCAGGCCCGCTGGGACGCCTCGATGACGAAACTGTCCGCCCAGTACGAGCAGTTGATCCGCACACAGACCAAGGCCCTGCTGGACCGCAGCGGCGAGGAGGCCCGTGAACTACTGATCACGGCCGGCTCGCTGAGCACCGGCGGTCTCGCCGCGCTGCTGCTCTGCGTCGTGATGTCCTGGCGCATCACCCGCTCCCTGTCCCGTCGGCTCACCGGCCTGCGCACGGCCACCCTCAGCCTCGCCGAACACAGGCTGCCCGACATCGTCGCCCGTCTCGACCGGGGCGAGAAGATCGACGTGGACGAGGCCGCCGCCCCGCTGGACTACGGCACCGACGAACTCGGCCAGGTCGCCAAGGCGTTCAACGCCGCCCAGCGCACCGCCGTGCACACCGCCGTCGAACTCGCCGACACCCGGCGCGGCTTCCAGCGCGTCATCCTCGGCATCGCCCGGCAGAGCCAGAACCTCGTCAACCTCCAGCTCACCAAGCTCGACAAGCTGGAACGCCAGCACCAGGACCCGGAGATCCTCAAGGGCCTGTACGAACTGGACTCCACCGCGAGCCAGCTGCGCCGCTACGAGGAGAACCTGGTCATCATCAGCGGCGAGCGCCCCGGCCGCAGCTGGACCGAACCGGTCGCCCTGATCGACATCCTGCGCAGCGCCGTCGGCGAGGTCGCCGAGTACCAGCGGGTCGAGGTGCACGCCGACGACGACGTGTGGATCGCCCCGCCCGCCGTGGCCGACGTCATCCACCTCCTCGCCGAGCTGATCGACAACGCCACCTCGTACTCGCCCGCGCCCAGCCCGGTCAGCGTCCGCGCCGCGACCGTCGCCAAGGGACTCGCCCTGGAGGTGGAGGACCGGGGGCTCGGCATGTCCGAGGAGGACTACGCCGCGTTCAACAGCCAGCTGGCGGTGCCCCCGCAGTTCGACGTGGTCGCCCTCGCCGACGACCTCCGGCTCGGCATGTTCGTCATCGCCCGCCTCGCCAACCGGCACGGCATCACCGTCACCCTGCGGGCCTCGCCGTACGGCGGCACCACCGCGATCGTGCTGATCCCGGACGAGATCGTGGTCCGCGACGCCCCCGACCCCGACGAGGACGTCACCGACACCGCCGAACCGCCGTCGCGCACCTCGCTGGTGGCCGCCCGGGTCGCCGCCGCGGCGGAGCCCGAGCCCGAACCCGTACGACCGGAACCCGGCCGTGTGCCGGAGGAGCGGCCCGTCGCGCACGCGCGGACCGCCGACGCCGTCAAGGACGCGAACGGGTCCCGGCCGACCGCCGACCGGAAGCCCAGGCCCGGGAAGAAGGGGGGCCTGGTGCCGCTGCCCCGCCGGATCCCGCAGACCAGCCTCTCCGCCGAGCTGAAGGAGGAGTCGGAACCCTGCCTGGACGGCGACGCCGACGACTTCACGGCCGAACGCGCCGCCTCCTCACTCGCCGGATTCCAGCGCGGAACCCTCCAGGCACGTGACGACGACGCGGAACCCGAGTACGCATCAGGGGAGGAATCCGCATCCGAAGACCCAGGAGACCGGATCCCCGCCTCCGGCACCTGA
- a CDS encoding substrate-binding domain-containing protein, whose protein sequence is MNPPPAPHGIFRAVRAVRAVALAAAVCLTVTGCSVFGGSESDSDTDTSGAPGGGMKVALIAHGAEGDAFWDLVRRGAEAAAAKDGIELTFVSDPDAEGQAALVREATADKVDGIAVTLAKPQAMRGAVAAARAAGIPVVGLNSGIDAWKAQGLLGFFGQDESVAGRALGDELDARSAEHAMCVIHERGNVAMEARCAGVRKTFGGRTENLYVDGTDMDAVTDAIAAKLRQDPTIDEVVTLGAQFALAAVDSVDDSGSKAQVATFDLNKDLVKAVKNGDIQFAVDQQPYLQGYLAVDGLWLYRSNGNISGGGVAPVLTGPAFVTRKNIAGIAEFAADGTR, encoded by the coding sequence ATGAACCCACCCCCCGCACCCCATGGGATCTTCCGCGCCGTCCGCGCCGTCCGTGCCGTGGCACTCGCCGCCGCCGTCTGCCTGACCGTCACCGGCTGCTCGGTGTTCGGCGGTTCGGAGAGCGATTCGGACACGGACACCTCGGGGGCCCCGGGCGGCGGGATGAAGGTCGCGCTGATCGCGCACGGCGCCGAGGGGGACGCGTTCTGGGACCTCGTCCGCAGGGGCGCGGAGGCCGCGGCCGCGAAGGACGGCATCGAACTGACCTTCGTGAGCGACCCCGACGCCGAGGGGCAGGCCGCGCTGGTGCGGGAGGCGACAGCCGACAAGGTCGACGGCATCGCGGTGACTCTGGCCAAGCCGCAGGCGATGCGCGGCGCGGTCGCCGCGGCCCGCGCCGCCGGCATACCCGTGGTGGGCCTCAACTCCGGCATCGACGCCTGGAAGGCACAGGGCCTGCTGGGCTTCTTCGGCCAGGACGAGAGCGTCGCGGGCCGGGCGCTCGGCGACGAACTCGACGCCCGCTCCGCCGAGCACGCCATGTGCGTCATCCACGAGCGCGGCAATGTCGCCATGGAGGCCCGCTGCGCCGGCGTACGGAAGACCTTCGGCGGGCGCACCGAGAACCTCTACGTCGACGGCACCGACATGGACGCGGTGACCGACGCGATCGCCGCGAAGCTCCGGCAGGACCCGACCATCGACGAGGTCGTCACCCTCGGGGCGCAGTTCGCGCTCGCCGCCGTGGACTCGGTGGACGATTCGGGCAGCAAGGCCCAGGTCGCCACCTTCGACCTCAACAAGGACCTGGTCAAGGCCGTGAAGAACGGCGACATCCAGTTCGCCGTGGACCAGCAGCCCTACCTCCAGGGCTATCTCGCGGTCGACGGGCTCTGGCTCTACCGGAGCAACGGCAACATCAGCGGGGGCGGTGTCGCGCCCGTGCTCACCGGCCCCGCGTTCGTCACCAGGAAGAACATCGCCGGAATCGCCGAGTTCGCGGCCGACGGGACCCGTTGA